In a single window of the Thiohalophilus sp. genome:
- the rsmA gene encoding 16S rRNA (adenine(1518)-N(6)/adenine(1519)-N(6))-dimethyltransferase RsmA yields MSQHRPRKRFGQNFLHNPGVIQRIVQSIAPRPGEHLVEIGPGQGALTAPLLEACGQLEVVELDRDLIPVLEARSAAAGKLTIHHADALRFDFCALRQDREKLRLVGNLPYNISTPLLFHLMAQLACIRDMHFMLQKEVVDRIVAPPGSKAYGRLGVMLGYYCQAEQLFIVRPGAFTPAPRVDSAIVRLIPHAVPPVQVNDSKQLAWLVNRLFSQRRKMLRHSLKGYLDGTRLQELGIEPTERPEQLDLPAFARLANAL; encoded by the coding sequence ATGTCCCAGCACCGTCCGCGCAAACGCTTCGGCCAGAACTTCCTGCACAACCCGGGCGTCATCCAGCGCATTGTCCAGAGCATCGCCCCGCGCCCCGGTGAGCATCTGGTGGAGATCGGCCCCGGCCAGGGCGCGCTGACCGCCCCGCTGCTGGAAGCCTGCGGTCAGCTGGAGGTCGTGGAGCTGGATCGGGATCTCATCCCCGTCCTCGAAGCCCGCAGCGCCGCAGCGGGTAAGCTGACCATCCATCATGCCGACGCCCTGCGCTTCGACTTCTGCGCCCTGCGCCAGGACCGGGAGAAACTGCGGCTGGTCGGCAATCTGCCCTATAACATCTCCACCCCATTGCTGTTTCACCTGATGGCACAGCTGGCGTGCATTCGGGACATGCACTTCATGCTGCAAAAAGAGGTCGTGGATCGCATCGTCGCCCCCCCGGGCAGCAAAGCCTACGGCCGACTCGGGGTTATGCTGGGCTATTATTGCCAGGCCGAGCAGCTGTTCATCGTCCGCCCCGGCGCCTTCACTCCCGCCCCCAGAGTCGACTCCGCCATTGTCCGGCTGATCCCGCATGCCGTCCCGCCGGTACAGGTCAACGACAGCAAACAACTCGCCTGGCTGGTCAATCGCCTCTTCAGCCAGCGACGCAAAATGCTGCGCCATTCGCTGAAGGGCTATCTGGACGGGACCCGACTGCAAGAGCTGGGCATCGAACCGACCGAACGACCGGAACAACTCGATTTGCCCGCGTTCGCCAGACTGGCGAATGCGCTGTGA
- the pdxA gene encoding 4-hydroxythreonine-4-phosphate dehydrogenase PdxA: MTRPPCTLAVTPGEPAGIGPDLIIQAAQQPRETPLVAIADPQLLEQRARQLGLSLALQPWAPDNPVTEAGRLSVQAVPLAEPVTAGRLNPANAAYVLACLDAAVDGCGSGRFDALVTGPVHKGVINQAGFPFTGHTEYLAAATGTARVVMMLATPGLRVALATTHLALRDVPAAITRDNLQSVLWILHSELRRHFALAAPRIKVCGLNPHAGEQGHLGREEIEVITPVLETLRAEGLDLVGPLPADTLFTPAALEQTDAVLAMYHDQGLPVLKHRGFGKAVNITLGLPFVRTSVDHGTALTLAGRGGAEAGSLEYAIQVAIEMVHATRPA, from the coding sequence GTGACCCGGCCGCCCTGCACCCTCGCCGTCACCCCCGGCGAACCGGCCGGCATCGGCCCCGATCTGATCATCCAGGCCGCCCAGCAGCCGCGTGAGACGCCGCTGGTGGCCATCGCCGACCCACAGCTACTCGAACAACGCGCCCGGCAGCTGGGCCTCTCCCTCGCTTTGCAGCCCTGGGCACCGGACAACCCCGTTACCGAGGCCGGCCGGCTTTCGGTACAGGCGGTGCCCCTGGCGGAACCGGTCACGGCCGGCCGACTCAACCCGGCCAACGCCGCGTATGTCCTGGCCTGTCTGGATGCGGCGGTCGACGGCTGTGGCAGCGGTCGGTTTGACGCCCTGGTGACCGGGCCGGTGCACAAGGGGGTGATCAATCAGGCCGGTTTCCCCTTTACCGGCCATACCGAGTACCTGGCAGCCGCCACCGGCACCGCCAGGGTGGTGATGATGCTGGCCACGCCCGGGCTGCGGGTAGCCCTGGCCACCACCCATCTGGCCCTGCGCGATGTTCCCGCCGCCATTACCCGCGACAACCTGCAGTCCGTGCTGTGGATCCTGCACAGTGAATTGCGCCGCCATTTCGCGCTGGCCGCCCCGCGAATCAAGGTCTGCGGGCTCAATCCCCATGCCGGCGAACAGGGCCATCTGGGTCGCGAGGAGATCGAGGTGATCACCCCGGTGCTGGAGACATTGCGCGCCGAAGGACTGGATCTGGTCGGGCCCCTGCCGGCCGACACCCTGTTCACCCCGGCCGCTCTGGAGCAGACCGACGCGGTGCTGGCCATGTACCACGATCAGGGGCTGCCGGTGCTCAAACATCGGGGGTTTGGCAAGGCGGTCAACATCACCCTCGGCCTGCCTTTTGTGCGCACCTCGGTGGACCACGGCACCGCGCTGACGCTGGCCGGCCGTGGCGGCGCCGAGGCCGGCAGTCTCGAGTACGCGATCCAGGTCGCTATCGAGATGGTCCACGCCACCCGCCCGGCCTGA